In Aedes albopictus strain Foshan chromosome 3, AalbF5, whole genome shotgun sequence, the following are encoded in one genomic region:
- the LOC134283913 gene encoding probable cytochrome P450 9f2, producing MLVDPFLLAAVAAVLFLFYHVINRKYQFFAERGIPYAKPTFLLGNGASVLLKKEDLLKNVQRTYNSFPNAKIMGMFDFIKPIMMIRDPDAIKQIGVKDFDHFVDHTPLFTPADCEDVGTNSLFGNSLFALRGQKWRDMRATLSPAFTGSKMRHMFELVLDCARSTAEFFREEANAGRTTEYEMKNVFSRFSTDVIGSVAFGIKVDSLREQDNDFFVKGKALLNFQNLKTLVTVIMLRSAPKLMHRLNVDITSPKMNAYFKDMILDNMKQREIHGIVRNDMINILMQVQKGALQHQKDEQDQKDAGFATVEESSVGKALNNRVWSENELVAQCFLFFLAGFDTVSTCLTFVSYELMANPDVQQKLYEEIMAVEKSLDGKPLSYEVLQKMQYLDMVISETLRLWPPAPFVDRYCVKDYLFDDGQGTKIPIEKGQIIWFPITALHHDAKYFPDPDRFDPERFSEQNRPKINPATYLPFGVGPRNCIGSRFALIEVKAIVYHLVKNFSLEQGAKSRVPLKLEKSMIAMIVEGGMWLKFTPRDGGK from the exons ATGTTGGTGGACCCATTCCTGTTGGCAGCCGTCGCTGCCGTTCTCTTCCTGTTCTACCACGTGATCAACCGCAAGTACCAATTCTTCGCCGAACGTGGAATACCGTACGCGAAGCCGACATTCCTCCTCGGAAATGGAGCCTCCGTTTTGCTCAAGAAGGAAGACCTGCTGAAGAACGTCCAGCGGACGTACAACAGTTTTCCAAATGCCAA GATCATGGGAATGTTCGACTTCATCAAACCGATCATGATGATCCGCGATCCGGACGCGATCAAGCAAATCGGCGTGAAAGACTTCGATCACTTCGTCGACCATACGCCACTGTTCACGCCGGCCGATTGCGAAGACGTTGGGACGAACAGCCTCTTCGGTAACTCCCTGTTCGCACTGCGTGGACAGAAGTGGCGCGATATGCGGGCAACGCTGAGTCCGGCCTTCACCGGAAGCAAGATGCGGCACATGTTCGAGCTGGTGCTGGACTGCGCCCGCTCTACAGCAGAGTTCTTCCGCGAGGAGGCCAACGCCGGCCGGACGACCGAGTACGAGATGAAGAACGTCTTCTCCCGGTTCAGTACGGACGTGATCGGATCGGTGGCGTTCGGGATTAAGGTCGACTCGCTGCGCGAGCAGGACAACGACTTCTTCGTCAAAGGAAAGGCGCTGTTGAACTTCCAGAATCTGAAGACCTTGGTGACGGTGATCATGCTTCGATCGGCGCCGAAGCTAATGCACCGACTGAACGTGGACATTACCAGTCCTAAGATGAATGCGTACTTCAAGGACATGATCTTGGATAATATGAAACAGCGGGAGATCCACGGAATTGTCCGAAATGACATGATCAACATTCTGATGCAGGTCCAGAAGGGGGCTTTGCAGCACCAGAAGGACGAGCAGGACCAGAAGGATGCCGGCTTTGCCACCGTCGAGGAATCGAGTGTTGGAAAGGCTCTTAACAACCGAGTTTGGTCCGAAAACGAGCTCGTAGCGCAGTGTTTCCTGTTCTTCCTGGCCGGATTCGACACAGTTTCCACTTGTTTGACCTTCGTGAGCTACGAGTTGATGGCCAACCCCGATGTCCAACAGAAACTGTACGAAGAGATCATGGCCGTCGAAAAGTCCCTGGATGGTAAACCCCTGTCCTACGAAGTCCTCCAGAAGATGCAATACCTGGATATGGTGATCTCGGAAACGCTACGCCTATGGCCTCCGGCTCCGTTCGTCGATCGCTACTGCGTCAAAGACTACCTCTTCGACGATGGTCAAGGCACCAAAATCCCTATCGAAAAGGGTCAAATCATCTGGTTCCCGATAACTGCCCTGCACCATGACGCGAAGTACTTCCCGGATCCGGACCGGTTCGATCCGGAGCGTTTCAGCGAACAGAACCGGCCCAAGATCAACCCGGCCACGTACTTACCGTTCGGAGTGGGTCCTCGGAACTGCATCGGGTCCCGGTTTGCACTGATAGAGGTCAAGGCGATCGTGTACCACCTGGTGAAGAATTTTAGCCTGGAACAGGGCGCCAAGTCTCGGGTTCCGCTGAAGCTGGAGAAGAGCATGATCGCCATGATCGTGGAGGGTGGGATGTGGTTGAAGTTTACGCCTCGCGACGGAGGGAAGTGA
- the LOC109426420 gene encoding probable cytochrome P450 9f2, translating into MFFTLVIFAGLILLFYYNVQQKYKYFKIRGIPYAKPSFLLGSGAPLVLKKKDMLRHIQDLYQTHPQAKIMGLFDFTAPVWMVRDPDTIKQLGVKDFDHFSDHTPIYTRGDVQDMGTESLFGNSLLLLRGQKWRDMRATLSPAFTGSRMREMFELVSECARSMVEYFGEEARAGKRLEYEMKDVFTRFSNDVIASVAFGIKVDSLREQDNEFFVNGKELMNFRDMKTVAKVLLMRMFPRMMIKLKADISSAEMNAYFRGMIMDNMRQREAHGIVRHDMINLLMQVRQGTMKNRKEDLESTNAEFAAVEETSVGSRSHNRVWSDNELAAQCFLFFIAGSETVSTCLTFLAYELLINPDVQEKLYQEIMEVERSLGGKSVGYDQLQSMKYMDMVVSENLRLWPPAPFSDRYCAKDYRYDDGQGTRVTIEKGQIVWFPTTALQHDPEYFPNPYKFDPERFSEQNRDKIRSGTYLPFGIGPRACIGSRLALLEVKVVAYYLVKNFRLVRSERSMVPLKLKSKMIGMEVDGGVWLGLEARN; encoded by the exons ATGTTCTTCACACTTGTCATTTTCGCAGGCCTGATCCTCCTATTCTACTACAATGTCCAGCAAAAGTACAAATATTTCAAAATCCGGGGCATTCCGTACGCGAAGCCGTCGTTCCTGCTCGGAAGTGGCGCACCGCTTGTTCTCAAGAAGAAAGACATGCTCCGTCACATACAGGACCTCTACCAGACCCACCCGCAGGCAAA GATCATGGGTCTGTTCGACTTCACCGCGCCGGTGTGGATGGTTCGCGATCCGGACACGATCAAGCAGCTGGGCGTGAAGGACTTTGACCACTTCAGCGATCATACGCCGATCTACACGCGCGGAGACGTCCAGGACATGGGCACGGAGAGCCTATTCGGCAACTCGCTGCTACTGCTGCGCGGACAAAAGTGGCGCGATATGCGGGCAACGCTGAGTCCGGCCTTCACCGGCAGTCGGATGCGGGAGATGTTCGAGTTGGTGTCCGAATGTGCGCGGTCGATGGTGGAATACTTCGGCGAGGAGGCCCGGGCTGGGAAACGGCTGGAGTACGAGATGAAGGACGTGTTCACGAGGTTCAGCAACGACGTGATCGCTTCGGTGGCGTTCGGGATCAAGGTGGATTCACTGCGCGAGCAGGACAATGAGTTCTTCGTGAACGGGAAAGAACTGATGAACTTCAGAGACATGAAGACGGTGGCGAAGGTGCTGCTGATGCGGATGTTTCCACGGATGATGATCAAGCTGAAGGCGGACATCTCGAGTGCGGAGATGAATGCGTACTTCAGGGGAATGATCATGGACAACATGCGGCAACGTGAGGCTCATGGGATCGTGAGACATGACATGATCAATCTACTCATGCAAGTGAGACAGGGAACGATGAAGAATCGGAAAGAAGACCTGGAGAGCACAAACGCTGAATTTGCAGCGGTTGAAGAGACCAGCGTTGGAAGTCGATCGCACAATCGTGTATGGTCAGACAACGAACTGGCCGCACAGTGCTTCCTGTTCTTCATAGCTGGTTCGGAGACCGTATCGACGTGTCTGACATTCCTAGCCTATGAGCTACTCATCAATCCGGATGTCCAAGAAAAGCTGTACCAAGAAATCATGGAAGTCGAACGATCGCTCGGTGGCAAATCCGTTGGCTACGATCAACTGCAATCGATGAAATACATGGACATGGTAGTCTCCGAAAACCTTCGTCTGTGGCCTCCGGCACCGTTCTCTGATCGGTATTGCGCGAAGGACTATCGTTATGATGACGGACAAGGAACCCGGGTGACGATCGAGAAAGGTCAAATTGTGTGGTTTCCGACGACGGCTCTGCAGCACGATCCGGAATATTTCCCGAATCCCTACAAGTTTGACCCGGAGAGGTTCAGTGAACAGAATCGGGACAAGATTAGGAGCGGGACCTATCTACCATTTGGGATCGGTCCAAGAGCCTGTATTGGATCGAGATTGGCTTTGCTGGAAGTTAAGGTGGTTGCGTACTATCTGGTGAAGAATTTCAGGCTAGTGAGAAGTGAGCGATCCATGGTTCCTTTGAAGCTGAAAAGCAAGATGATTGGAATGGAGGTTGATGGAGGTGTTTGGTTGGGTTTGGAAGCTAGGAATTGA